A part of Antechinus flavipes isolate AdamAnt ecotype Samford, QLD, Australia chromosome 6, AdamAnt_v2, whole genome shotgun sequence genomic DNA contains:
- the MYL5 gene encoding myosin light chain 5, with the protein MDQNRDGFIDKEDLKDTYASLGKTNVKDDELDAMLKEASGPINFTMFLNLFGEKLNGTDAEETILNAFKMLDPDAKGSINKDYIKRLLMSQADKMTAEEVDQMFQFASIDAAGNLDYKALSYVITHGEEKEE; encoded by the exons ATGGATCAGAATAGGGATGGATTTATCGACAAGGAGGACTTGAAAGATACCTACGCCTCCCTAG GCAAGACTAATGTTAAAGATGATGAGCTGGATGCTATGCTGAAGGAGGCCTCAGGCCCCATCAACTTCACAATGTTCCTGAACCTGTTTGGAGAGAAGCTGAATG GGACGGATGCAGAGGAGACGATACTGAATGCCTTTAAGATGCTGGACCCAGATGCCAAAGGGAGCATCAACAAGGATTA TATAAAGCGGCTGCTGATGTCCCAGGCTGACAAGATGACTGCAGAAGAG GTTGACCAAATGTTCCAGTTTGCTTCCATTGATGCAGCTGGAAACCTGGACTATAAAGCTTTGAGTTATGTCATCACCcatggggaggagaaggaagaatag